A section of the Nyctibius grandis isolate bNycGra1 chromosome 30, bNycGra1.pri, whole genome shotgun sequence genome encodes:
- the LOC137674638 gene encoding noggin-2-like → MTAIRALLLCSCLGLLRPGGGQPFLRLRPSPSDNLPVKDIVEHPDPEYDPKEQDLDERTLRKKLGSHFDPGFMAVAVPGPANASGAEEAAAAAAGRGRAALPAELRRLELGPAQGPRLKVGKKARRKVLQWLWAYTYCPVLYTWKDLGVRFWPRYIKEGNCFAEKSCSLPEGMFCKPVKSVTKTFLRWHCQGWSSQKYCTWIPVQYPLISECKCSC, encoded by the coding sequence ATGACGGCGATCCGGGcgctcctgctctgctcctgcctggggctgctgcgGCCGGGGGGCGGGCAGCCCTTCCTGCGCCTGCGACCCTCGCCCAGCGACAACCTGCCCGTTAAAGACATCGTGGAGCACCCGGATCCCGAGTACGACCCTAAGGAGCAGGACCTGGACGAGAGGACTCTGAGGAAGAAGCTAGGCAGCCATTTCGACCCCGGTTTCATGGCCGTGGCCGTGCCGGGACCGGCCAACGCCTCGGGCGccgaggaggcggcggcggcggcggcggggcgggggcgggcggcgctgcCCGCCGAGCTGCGGCGGCTGGAGCTGGGGCCGGCCCAGGGGCCGCGCCTCAAGGTGGGCAAGAAGGCGCGGCGGAAGGTGCTGCAGTGGCTCTGGGCGTACACCTACTGCCCCGTCCTCTACACCTGGAAGGACCTGGGCGTCCGCTTCTGGCCCCGTTACATCAAGGAAGGCAACTGCTTCGCCGAGAAGTCCTGCTCGCTGCCCGAGGGCATGTTCTGCAAGCCCGTCAAGTCGGTCACCAAGACCTTCCTGCGGTGGCACTGCCAGGGCTGGTCCAGCCAGAAGTACTGCACCTGGATCCCCGTGCAGTACCCGCTCATCTCCGAGTGCAAGTGCTCCTGCtag